The Rhizobium rhizoryzae genome has a window encoding:
- a CDS encoding 4-hydroxythreonine-4-phosphate dehydrogenase PdxA yields MPDHIEHDNRPTIALAMGDPAGISPELTASLLALEDIREKAHIIAIGDRRILDKGAREAGVTLDLIGASLETLPQTKRSAHIFVDLAHLAPEDAARGEATLAGGRFATQNFRVALELAHSGGADAVCYTPFNKQAMRLAYPGYDDDVTFVADVLSFEGKVREFNVLEKIWNARVSSHIPLKDVAAYLSVERILGEIELTRSCLKHAGIDQPRIAVAAFNPHAGDGGSFGMEEIDIIQPAIAEAQSRGYAVDGAFPADTVFLRALKEGFHAVLTMYHDQGQIAMKMMGFDEGVTMMGGLPFPLCTPAHGTAYDIAGRGIADVGATREAILLAARMAQRSADSPS; encoded by the coding sequence ATGCCTGACCATATTGAACATGACAACCGCCCGACGATCGCACTCGCGATGGGCGACCCGGCCGGGATCAGCCCGGAGCTGACAGCCAGCCTGTTGGCTCTTGAGGATATTCGCGAGAAGGCCCACATCATCGCCATCGGGGATCGCCGTATCCTCGACAAGGGTGCGCGGGAAGCGGGCGTCACTCTCGATCTGATCGGGGCGTCTCTCGAGACGCTGCCGCAGACGAAACGCTCGGCGCACATATTCGTTGATCTTGCTCATCTTGCGCCTGAAGACGCAGCGCGTGGAGAAGCGACGCTGGCAGGCGGCAGGTTTGCCACGCAAAACTTTCGCGTAGCGCTTGAGCTTGCCCATTCCGGTGGTGCCGATGCGGTTTGCTACACGCCATTCAACAAGCAGGCGATGCGCCTGGCCTATCCTGGCTATGATGACGATGTGACCTTCGTTGCCGATGTGCTGTCCTTCGAGGGCAAGGTGCGCGAGTTCAATGTGCTGGAAAAGATCTGGAACGCGCGCGTCAGTTCGCACATCCCGCTGAAGGACGTCGCGGCTTATCTTTCGGTTGAACGAATCCTGGGCGAAATCGAGCTTACCCGATCCTGTCTGAAGCATGCGGGAATTGACCAGCCACGCATTGCGGTGGCGGCGTTCAACCCACATGCGGGCGATGGCGGCAGCTTCGGGATGGAGGAGATCGACATCATCCAGCCAGCAATCGCCGAAGCGCAGTCGCGGGGTTACGCCGTGGATGGCGCATTTCCCGCAGATACCGTGTTCCTGCGGGCCCTCAAGGAAGGCTTTCATGCTGTACTGACGATGTATCACGACCAAGGCCAGATTGCGATGAAGATGATGGGCTTCGACGAGGGCGTGACGATGATGGGCGGCCTGCCATTTCCGCTGTGTACGCCCGCACATGGTACTGCCTACGATATTGCGGGCAGGGGGATAGCGGATGTCGGGGCAACCCGGGAAGCCATTCTTCTCGCGGCCCGAATGGCGCAACGATCTGCGGACAGTCCATCCTGA
- a CDS encoding bifunctional diguanylate cyclase/phosphodiesterase: MNTRNAPLRFKRLGYFIPAIAATVAVVIAAFLADAQKRRLEEEYLRSFTTEQLGLLRSRLQGNILGNIKLVQGLVATFEIEPNMAPSRFEDLASRIFKDDHQLRSLAIAADFVVSRVYPLHGNEASLGLDYRKNEHQRAAAMQVKSQDRLIVTGPVDLVQGGRAVIARYPIHSGPDDSFFGIASAVIDLDQLLESSGFQSDLEFAVSVSSRPHVGGETKPVFKTNAAIDVDPVVMSIDIGHEAWTLSASPIHGWGQRSDNLSLFRAGLALLSTIIVLPMFWAGYLMRDRHRHIVILQDREDRLETVSQRLQLALDASKVGVWEYDCETKTLSWDARMRELYNVAPEQTICRYEDWRDALHPRDLEGAERVFSKALEAEEPYITDFRVLGRDGRIRYIRAHGMTYRTSAGNKRIVGANWDVTEDVQLQDELLQSKLTAEAQNRELEDARSVVEHNSLHDSLTSLPNRRYLDHQLALTRSSDYHRPLSLLHIDLDRFKDINDTLGHAAGDEVLKHVAMVLRTEVPAEDFIARIGGDEFVLLSRRDPALANFPLLSSQLIEAISRPIAIEGHDCRIGASVGFAIRHRSDETPEQLLVNADIALYEAKRRGRNRVEAFNGELRLRTVEVKRLSDEILRGLERGEFIPFFQPQFDAETLEIVGVEALARWEHPTRGILTPDVFLPVAESLNVVARLDEAILQQALFQATRWEGQGLDIPCVSVNVSCQRLREENLIDKLRAMRIRPGALTFELLESISFDTADEGLKQAIDNIKALGIDIELDDFGTGHASIISLLELSPKRLKIDRRLVRPLLESPAQQSLVRSIIDIGKVQGIETVAEGVETLAHAELLRRLGCHVLQGYAFAKPMAAEDFLVFAKARTWTAERQREQRART, translated from the coding sequence ATGAACACTCGGAACGCCCCACTTCGCTTTAAACGGCTCGGATACTTCATTCCCGCTATCGCTGCGACAGTGGCAGTGGTGATCGCCGCTTTTCTTGCCGATGCCCAAAAGCGGCGACTTGAGGAAGAATACCTCCGCTCTTTCACCACCGAACAGCTCGGGCTACTGCGCTCACGCTTGCAAGGCAATATTCTCGGCAACATCAAATTGGTTCAAGGGTTGGTTGCTACGTTCGAAATTGAGCCGAACATGGCCCCTTCCCGCTTTGAGGATCTTGCAAGCCGCATCTTCAAAGATGACCACCAGCTTCGCAGTCTCGCCATCGCGGCGGATTTTGTCGTTAGCCGCGTCTATCCTCTGCACGGCAACGAGGCGAGCCTCGGGCTGGATTACCGCAAGAACGAACACCAGCGCGCAGCAGCGATGCAGGTCAAGTCGCAAGACCGACTGATCGTTACCGGCCCGGTGGATCTCGTTCAGGGCGGTCGGGCGGTGATCGCGCGGTATCCTATCCATTCCGGCCCTGACGACAGTTTCTTCGGCATTGCCTCTGCGGTGATCGATCTCGACCAGCTCCTTGAAAGCAGCGGGTTTCAATCAGATCTCGAGTTCGCTGTTTCGGTTTCCAGCCGCCCACATGTTGGCGGGGAGACGAAACCTGTCTTCAAAACCAACGCCGCTATCGACGTCGACCCGGTGGTTATGTCTATTGATATTGGACACGAAGCCTGGACCCTGTCAGCGTCACCGATACATGGCTGGGGCCAGCGATCTGATAATCTTAGCCTCTTCCGCGCCGGATTGGCGCTTCTTTCCACAATCATCGTCCTGCCCATGTTCTGGGCCGGGTACCTGATGCGGGACAGGCATCGGCACATCGTCATCCTTCAGGACCGAGAGGACAGGCTCGAAACGGTCTCACAGCGCCTGCAACTGGCTTTGGATGCCTCAAAGGTGGGCGTATGGGAATACGACTGCGAGACAAAGACGCTGTCCTGGGACGCGCGCATGCGCGAACTCTACAATGTCGCACCGGAGCAGACGATCTGCCGATATGAGGATTGGCGTGACGCACTCCACCCCCGCGATCTCGAGGGTGCTGAGCGGGTTTTTTCCAAGGCTCTCGAGGCGGAAGAACCATACATTACCGATTTCCGTGTATTGGGGCGCGATGGCCGCATTCGCTACATCCGCGCCCACGGGATGACTTATCGCACGTCAGCTGGTAACAAACGTATCGTTGGGGCCAATTGGGATGTTACTGAAGACGTGCAGCTTCAGGACGAGCTACTTCAATCCAAACTCACTGCCGAGGCTCAAAACAGGGAGCTTGAAGATGCCCGCTCGGTCGTAGAACACAATTCTTTGCACGACTCACTGACAAGCCTTCCAAACAGGCGCTACCTTGATCATCAGCTTGCACTTACCCGCTCAAGTGACTACCACCGGCCTTTGAGCCTGCTACACATCGACCTCGACCGCTTCAAGGATATCAACGACACTCTCGGACATGCGGCAGGGGACGAAGTGCTCAAGCACGTGGCTATGGTACTACGCACTGAGGTGCCCGCTGAGGACTTCATAGCTCGGATTGGCGGCGACGAATTCGTATTGCTGTCGCGTCGCGATCCAGCACTGGCCAATTTCCCTCTCCTGTCGTCTCAACTCATTGAGGCGATCTCCAGGCCGATAGCAATTGAGGGCCATGACTGCCGCATCGGCGCCAGCGTCGGCTTCGCAATACGTCATCGTAGCGACGAGACGCCTGAGCAGTTGCTCGTAAACGCCGATATCGCTCTATATGAAGCAAAGCGCCGCGGGCGCAACCGCGTCGAGGCGTTCAACGGCGAACTGCGTCTGCGCACGGTAGAAGTTAAACGGCTCAGTGACGAAATCCTTCGCGGGCTCGAACGCGGCGAGTTCATCCCCTTTTTCCAGCCCCAATTTGATGCCGAGACGTTGGAGATCGTCGGCGTGGAGGCTCTTGCCAGATGGGAGCATCCGACACGCGGCATCTTGACGCCGGATGTTTTCTTGCCTGTCGCAGAGAGCCTCAATGTCGTTGCCCGGCTCGATGAGGCAATCCTCCAGCAGGCTCTTTTCCAAGCCACGCGTTGGGAAGGCCAAGGACTGGACATACCGTGTGTATCGGTGAACGTTTCCTGTCAGCGCTTGCGAGAGGAAAACCTTATCGACAAATTGAGGGCGATGAGAATCCGGCCAGGCGCGTTGACTTTCGAACTCTTGGAATCAATCTCATTCGATACGGCGGACGAAGGGCTGAAGCAGGCGATCGATAATATCAAAGCGCTCGGCATCGACATTGAACTCGACGACTTTGGCACCGGGCATGCCTCCATCATAAGCCTTCTCGAACTCTCGCCCAAACGGCTGAAAATTGACAGGCGTCTCGTGCGGCCGCTTCTGGAATCCCCAGCACAGCAGAGCCTGGTGCGCTCCATAATTGATATCGGCAAAGTCCAAGGTATCGAAACGGTCGCAGAGGGTGTCGAAACGTTGGCCCATGCGGAGTTGCTACGACGCTTAGGTTGCCATGTACTGCAAGGGTACGCTTTCGCCAAACCGATGGCTGCAGAGGACTTTCTCGTCTTCGCCAAAGCACGCACATGGACGGCAGAGCGACAGCGCGAGCAAAGGGCGCGCACTTGA
- a CDS encoding methyl-accepting chemotaxis protein, translating to MANFLSFSASKILDALDLSFAIIEFDVDGNILKANKNFCDLMGYSQQELHGKHHRIFLDQEYAQSHEYEAFWKKLQGGEFVCSEFTRLAKNGAEIFIRGNYNPIKSSSGKVLKIVKFANDITQTKMQGIDTGAKIEAVSRAQAVIEFKTDGTILSANENFLQALGYASAEIVGKHHSMFVEASFASSPDYAEMWRKLNAGEFIAGEFKRVGKGGRPVFIQASYNPVFDFKGRVIKVVKFATDVTDRVQNVEQLASCLTSLAEGDLSQTIEKPFIASLDRLRVDFNAASARLRDAMKTVRNNAEAIASGAHEIRTAADELAKRTEQQAASVEETAAALEEITTTVKDSSRRAEESGALVGRARSHADHSGEIVSEAIVAMDKINQSSSEISNIIGVIDEIAFQTNLLALNAGVEAARAGEAGKGFAVVAQEVRELAQRSASAAKEIKTLITSSGSQVANGVTLVSKAGEALQQIAGNVQDINKDIGAIIESAREQSTALNDINRAINLVDQGTQQNAAMVEEQTAASHGLAEEAKALFKLLEQFRFDDDRPESKTVPRGVDAKMAPRRPSKPFLTHGNVAIRADWNEF from the coding sequence ATGGCAAACTTTCTGAGTTTCAGCGCCTCGAAGATTCTCGATGCATTGGATCTTTCATTCGCAATCATCGAGTTTGATGTGGATGGTAACATCCTGAAGGCGAACAAGAACTTCTGTGACCTGATGGGTTACTCGCAGCAGGAGCTGCACGGCAAACACCATCGTATATTTCTGGATCAGGAATATGCTCAGTCGCATGAGTACGAAGCTTTCTGGAAAAAATTGCAGGGTGGCGAATTTGTTTGCAGTGAGTTTACACGCCTTGCCAAGAATGGTGCGGAGATCTTTATTCGCGGCAACTACAATCCGATCAAAAGCAGTTCGGGCAAAGTGTTGAAGATCGTCAAGTTTGCCAACGACATCACGCAAACCAAGATGCAAGGCATCGACACCGGCGCGAAGATCGAGGCTGTTTCACGGGCGCAAGCCGTCATCGAGTTCAAGACAGACGGGACGATCCTCTCGGCCAACGAGAACTTCCTCCAGGCACTTGGCTATGCGTCAGCTGAGATTGTTGGCAAGCATCACAGCATGTTTGTCGAGGCGAGCTTTGCATCCAGCCCTGACTATGCCGAGATGTGGCGCAAGCTCAACGCGGGCGAATTTATAGCCGGCGAGTTCAAAAGGGTCGGCAAAGGCGGTCGGCCTGTCTTCATCCAGGCATCCTACAACCCCGTATTCGACTTCAAGGGCCGGGTAATCAAGGTCGTGAAGTTTGCGACCGATGTCACAGATCGGGTTCAGAATGTCGAGCAGCTGGCGAGCTGTCTGACCAGCCTTGCGGAAGGGGATCTGTCGCAGACGATCGAGAAGCCATTTATCGCTTCTCTGGACAGGTTGCGAGTCGACTTCAATGCAGCATCCGCAAGACTTCGTGATGCTATGAAAACGGTCCGCAACAACGCCGAGGCCATCGCATCGGGCGCGCATGAGATCCGGACGGCCGCGGATGAATTGGCGAAGCGAACGGAACAGCAGGCGGCTTCGGTTGAAGAGACAGCGGCGGCTCTTGAAGAAATCACGACCACGGTAAAGGACTCCAGCCGCCGGGCCGAAGAGTCCGGCGCTCTGGTCGGCCGCGCAAGGTCGCATGCGGATCATTCTGGAGAAATCGTCAGCGAAGCCATCGTTGCGATGGACAAGATCAACCAGTCCTCGAGCGAGATTTCCAACATCATCGGCGTTATCGACGAGATTGCGTTCCAGACCAACCTACTCGCACTGAATGCGGGCGTAGAAGCAGCGCGGGCTGGCGAAGCCGGCAAGGGCTTCGCAGTCGTCGCGCAGGAGGTTCGCGAACTTGCCCAACGCTCCGCATCGGCAGCTAAGGAAATCAAGACGCTCATCACCTCTTCCGGCTCGCAGGTGGCAAACGGTGTGACGCTGGTAAGCAAGGCCGGCGAGGCCCTGCAGCAGATCGCCGGTAACGTCCAAGACATCAATAAGGACATCGGAGCGATCATCGAGTCCGCTCGCGAACAATCGACAGCGCTGAACGATATCAATCGTGCAATCAATCTGGTCGATCAAGGCACTCAGCAGAATGCTGCGATGGTGGAAGAACAGACAGCCGCAAGCCATGGGCTCGCTGAAGAGGCAAAAGCTCTCTTTAAATTGCTGGAGCAGTTCCGCTTCGATGACGACCGACCCGAATCGAAGACTGTCCCTAGAGGAGTAGACGCTAAAATGGCGCCTCGACGTCCCTCAAAACCGTTCTTGACACATGGCAATGTCGCCATACGCGCTGACTGGAACGAATTCTGA
- a CDS encoding MarR family winged helix-turn-helix transcriptional regulator encodes MSDHENQVRALALTIFAANGRLISAGNELVAHLGLTSAWWQVLGALRYSPVPLPAASIARNMGLTRQAVQRIVDVLADKGLIEFQNNPHHRRAKLVVLTAAGLKAVTDAENVVAPLDQAIANKIGSDRLREAIKTLEEMGCTISEWLARPQSRSLEQKEIPL; translated from the coding sequence ATGTCTGACCACGAAAACCAGGTCCGAGCGTTGGCTCTCACCATTTTCGCAGCAAACGGCAGGCTGATCAGCGCCGGAAACGAACTGGTGGCGCATCTGGGACTAACCAGCGCTTGGTGGCAGGTGCTCGGGGCGCTGCGTTATTCACCAGTCCCGCTTCCAGCCGCATCAATCGCCCGGAATATGGGCCTGACACGACAGGCGGTACAGCGAATAGTTGATGTGCTGGCGGATAAAGGGCTGATCGAATTCCAGAACAACCCGCACCATCGCCGCGCAAAGCTCGTTGTTTTGACTGCAGCAGGTCTCAAAGCCGTCACTGACGCTGAGAACGTGGTGGCACCACTGGACCAGGCAATCGCGAATAAGATCGGCAGCGACCGTCTTAGGGAAGCGATCAAAACACTCGAGGAGATGGGCTGCACCATATCTGAATGGCTCGCGCGGCCTCAGTCCCGATCCCTTGAACAGAAGGAGATACCGTTATGA
- a CDS encoding SDR family oxidoreductase translates to MILVSGATGGIGGEICRLLGQAGVPFKAMCRKPEQVEHFKGEGVEAVLGDFDRPETLDGVMEGCDRLFLITPPTPDQVEQEKAAIDAAKRAGVARIVKISASDGNIRSTVPWAKSHALIDHYLRDAGIGWTILKPTAFMQNFFWFKDPIAKGFLPQIAGKGSVSWVDTRDVARVAAKVLTEDGHNHATYFLTGPETLDMKEAASRLSKVTKHKVRYLDLPNPIFKAILRLTGNSRWMANGLVAQFSDVVAGHHDIDPTFEIKRLTGVAPRSFTDFVRDHRDAFVRSN, encoded by the coding sequence ATGATCTTAGTATCTGGAGCCACCGGAGGCATTGGTGGCGAAATCTGCAGACTGCTTGGACAAGCCGGCGTGCCATTCAAAGCCATGTGCCGCAAGCCTGAGCAGGTTGAGCACTTCAAAGGAGAGGGTGTCGAGGCCGTACTGGGCGATTTTGACCGTCCAGAAACGCTTGATGGTGTAATGGAAGGCTGTGACCGGCTCTTTCTCATCACACCGCCCACGCCCGATCAAGTCGAACAGGAGAAAGCGGCCATTGATGCGGCCAAGCGTGCGGGCGTGGCAAGGATTGTGAAGATCTCGGCCTCAGATGGCAATATCCGGTCGACCGTACCCTGGGCAAAATCGCACGCGCTCATCGACCACTATCTGCGCGATGCCGGCATCGGCTGGACCATCCTGAAACCCACGGCCTTCATGCAGAACTTCTTCTGGTTCAAGGATCCGATCGCCAAGGGTTTCCTGCCCCAGATCGCCGGCAAGGGATCTGTCTCCTGGGTGGACACGCGTGACGTTGCGCGCGTTGCGGCCAAGGTTCTCACTGAAGACGGTCATAACCATGCAACCTATTTCCTGACCGGTCCGGAAACCTTGGACATGAAGGAGGCTGCATCACGCCTGTCCAAGGTGACGAAACACAAGGTGCGGTATCTCGACCTACCAAACCCGATCTTCAAAGCCATTCTTCGCCTGACCGGCAACTCCCGCTGGATGGCCAACGGCCTGGTTGCGCAGTTCTCAGACGTTGTGGCTGGCCACCACGATATCGATCCCACCTTCGAGATCAAGCGGCTGACCGGGGTTGCGCCCAGAAGCTTCACTGACTTCGTTCGAGACCACCGGGACGCGTTCGTCCGAAGCAACTAA
- a CDS encoding SDR family oxidoreductase: protein MVANTSRLAHHCAIVTGASSGIGLAIAEGLAAAGCAVAVNYHSHAEAAQELVDRIIDQGGRAIAIQADVSKEADVIRLFDEAAKAFKRVDVLVSNSGIQKDAAIADMSLDDWNAVIDLNLTGQFLCAREAVRRFRGQPMNGRPARSAGVIITMSSVHESIPWAGHINYASAKGGVHMFTRTLAQEVAADGIRVNAIAPGAIRTPINKDAWESDEELSKLLRLIPYGRIGEPEDVAKAAVWLASDEADYITGTTLYVDGGMSLYPEFRNNG from the coding sequence ATGGTTGCCAACACTTCTCGTCTTGCCCATCATTGCGCAATTGTCACAGGCGCGAGCTCAGGGATTGGCCTGGCCATTGCCGAAGGCTTGGCGGCGGCTGGCTGCGCGGTCGCGGTCAACTATCACTCTCACGCCGAAGCTGCCCAAGAGCTGGTCGATCGCATCATCGACCAGGGCGGACGAGCGATTGCGATCCAGGCTGATGTTTCAAAGGAGGCGGATGTCATTCGTCTCTTCGACGAAGCGGCAAAAGCATTCAAGCGCGTTGATGTGCTTGTGTCGAACTCGGGTATCCAGAAGGATGCCGCGATTGCCGACATGTCGCTTGATGACTGGAATGCCGTCATCGACCTCAACCTGACAGGGCAGTTCCTATGCGCGCGGGAAGCTGTGCGACGCTTCCGTGGCCAGCCGATGAACGGACGGCCAGCGCGAAGTGCTGGCGTCATCATCACGATGAGTTCGGTCCACGAAAGCATTCCATGGGCCGGGCACATCAACTACGCGTCGGCCAAGGGCGGCGTTCACATGTTTACGCGTACCCTTGCGCAAGAGGTTGCAGCCGACGGGATCAGAGTCAACGCGATCGCACCGGGGGCCATCAGAACACCCATCAACAAGGACGCTTGGGAGAGCGATGAGGAATTGAGCAAATTGCTCAGGCTCATTCCCTATGGCCGGATTGGCGAGCCGGAAGACGTGGCAAAGGCGGCCGTGTGGCTGGCCTCCGATGAAGCAGACTACATCACCGGAACCACCCTCTACGTTGATGGTGGCATGTCGCTCTACCCGGAGTTTCGCAACAATGGTTGA
- a CDS encoding glycoside hydrolase family 15 protein: protein MVEPLRTIGDHGIIGDLETAALVARDGTIDYLCWPALDSPSIFADLLDPDKGGAFEIRPELDEPRRLQLYVPDTNVLITRFMAESGSAEIADFMPQPEARMRAGRCARSLVRRLTVTSGEVTFTMRCAPRFDYARHIPEVAAIEGGVCFKGEKLSLSLFASVPLEPHPAETTARFTLSKGESAWFVLGDHTMAPPDDVLVSSLIEETIKAWRSWHDKSTYKGRWREHVLRSALALKLLTSARYGSIAAAATFSLPEALGSERNWDYRATWIRDASFTVYAFMRLGFIEEAEHFNHWVSERVGNCERSSPLRIMFALDGSAMAEETELSHLAGYADSQPVRIGNTAHAQTQLDIFGELLDSVYLSNKYGSAISHDGWEHVRTIVDHVIDHWQEPDAGIWEIRSKPRHFLHSRLMCWVALDRAIRLARKRSLAAPFMAWAEARDAIANDIWNNFRHPELGYFVQERGGSELDAALLMMPLVRFVSSSDPIWLKTLDAIGEQLCNDGLVYRYRGADGLEGQEGAFTTCTFWYVECLARAGRLEEAQMNLAKGLAYANHLGLFAEEVDVRGLPLGNFPQALSHLAFISAAHFLDRRLDPTYRPSWQP from the coding sequence ATGGTTGAGCCGCTTCGCACGATTGGTGATCACGGCATTATTGGCGATCTTGAAACGGCAGCCTTGGTCGCGCGTGATGGAACCATAGACTACCTGTGTTGGCCCGCCCTCGACAGCCCCTCGATCTTTGCGGATCTTCTCGATCCCGACAAGGGTGGCGCGTTCGAAATCCGGCCTGAACTGGATGAACCGCGCCGCCTTCAACTCTATGTCCCGGACACCAATGTCTTGATTACGCGCTTCATGGCAGAAAGCGGCAGTGCGGAAATTGCTGACTTCATGCCGCAGCCGGAAGCCCGCATGCGTGCAGGCCGGTGTGCGCGTAGCCTCGTTCGCCGGTTGACCGTGACAAGCGGAGAGGTGACCTTCACGATGCGTTGCGCACCTCGCTTCGATTATGCACGCCATATCCCTGAGGTCGCAGCCATTGAAGGCGGCGTGTGCTTCAAAGGCGAAAAACTTTCTCTTTCCCTTTTTGCCTCCGTTCCACTGGAGCCTCATCCGGCAGAAACCACCGCACGCTTTACGCTGTCCAAAGGGGAGAGCGCATGGTTTGTCCTGGGCGACCATACCATGGCACCACCCGATGACGTCCTCGTTTCGTCGCTGATCGAGGAAACGATCAAGGCCTGGCGTTCATGGCATGACAAATCGACCTACAAAGGGCGATGGCGTGAGCACGTGCTTCGTTCCGCGCTCGCATTGAAGCTTCTAACCTCGGCTCGTTACGGTTCGATCGCGGCCGCAGCTACTTTCTCTTTGCCCGAGGCGCTGGGTTCAGAACGCAACTGGGACTATCGAGCGACCTGGATCCGTGACGCCTCATTCACTGTTTACGCCTTCATGCGGCTTGGCTTCATCGAGGAGGCCGAGCACTTCAATCACTGGGTCAGCGAGCGCGTTGGGAATTGCGAACGTTCTTCCCCCTTGCGCATCATGTTCGCGCTTGACGGGTCGGCAATGGCAGAAGAAACAGAGCTATCCCATCTTGCAGGTTACGCTGACAGCCAACCGGTTCGGATCGGCAATACAGCTCATGCGCAGACGCAGTTGGACATCTTTGGTGAACTTCTCGACAGTGTCTATCTATCCAACAAGTATGGATCTGCAATCAGCCATGACGGCTGGGAGCATGTCCGGACTATCGTCGATCATGTGATCGACCATTGGCAGGAGCCAGACGCCGGCATTTGGGAGATCCGCTCGAAGCCGCGGCATTTTCTTCATTCCCGGTTGATGTGCTGGGTTGCGCTCGACCGGGCAATTCGGCTCGCCCGCAAGCGCTCACTCGCGGCACCCTTCATGGCTTGGGCCGAGGCCCGTGACGCGATAGCCAACGATATCTGGAATAATTTCCGCCATCCCGAACTCGGTTATTTTGTGCAAGAGCGCGGTGGAAGTGAGCTTGACGCAGCCTTGCTGATGATGCCGCTTGTCCGTTTCGTCTCTTCCAGCGACCCGATCTGGCTCAAGACGCTCGATGCCATCGGAGAACAGCTCTGTAATGATGGGTTGGTTTATCGCTATCGTGGCGCAGATGGACTGGAGGGACAAGAAGGCGCCTTCACGACCTGCACATTCTGGTATGTGGAGTGTCTCGCCCGAGCTGGCCGTCTCGAGGAGGCTCAGATGAACCTGGCAAAGGGCCTCGCCTACGCCAACCATCTCGGACTTTTTGCAGAGGAAGTCGATGTGCGCGGCCTTCCGCTCGGCAACTTCCCGCAAGCGCTCAGCCATCTCGCGTTCATCAGTGCCGCCCACTTCCTCGACCGTCGGCTTGATCCCACATATCGGCCGAGTTGGCAGCCTTGA
- a CDS encoding GGDEF domain-containing protein: protein MQIDLQTLWYLTVGTLLVSASLLLWERQAHPGRASVLSVLAAALFAFAVGCILAMYRSHFPATLAMGAINIIMMLGYLMVLDAIAGLDGRRYLWSSITMLSSLTIVWAAAGTHFPAAFWNHVSSIPIALTSGLSAWILLRSRTAQQLRSRPIAVSILAVHALFYFSRAFIVPILLEWYEQDILLIIGKATMYEAVLYSVAMPMSFLMIIREEEKLRLLHLSQTDQLTGLANRHAFFEQASRILRKRQSDQVSLLAFDLDHFKAINDRHGHQTGDKVLQRFAATARQEAGPDALIVRLGGEEFAALLPGCDHSQALRRGSAVASRFAKEAAQIDGLKTHATVSIGLAAPDCHDLAGMLASADGALYRAKGLGRNRIEAALPNELLQHPSDNPLHHHVGVLATGAA from the coding sequence ATGCAGATTGATTTACAAACCCTTTGGTATTTGACGGTCGGAACGCTGCTGGTGTCAGCCTCTCTTCTCCTTTGGGAAAGGCAGGCTCATCCCGGTCGCGCAAGCGTCCTCAGTGTGCTGGCTGCGGCACTCTTCGCGTTCGCTGTCGGATGCATACTCGCAATGTATCGCAGCCACTTCCCGGCAACGCTCGCCATGGGAGCGATCAACATCATCATGATGTTGGGCTACCTAATGGTTCTTGACGCCATCGCCGGCCTCGACGGTCGGCGATATCTTTGGTCGTCGATCACCATGCTAAGCTCCCTTACCATCGTCTGGGCGGCCGCTGGCACTCACTTCCCAGCCGCGTTCTGGAACCATGTCTCTTCGATCCCCATCGCGCTGACTTCGGGGTTGTCGGCGTGGATACTCTTGCGCAGCCGCACTGCCCAGCAATTGCGCTCACGTCCGATCGCTGTATCAATCTTGGCCGTCCATGCCTTGTTCTACTTTAGTCGAGCGTTCATTGTCCCTATTCTCCTTGAATGGTACGAGCAAGATATTCTCCTCATCATCGGGAAGGCGACGATGTACGAGGCCGTCTTGTACTCAGTGGCGATGCCGATGTCATTTCTGATGATCATTCGAGAGGAGGAAAAGCTTCGCCTGCTTCACCTCTCACAAACCGATCAGTTGACTGGCCTTGCAAACCGTCACGCCTTTTTTGAGCAGGCATCTCGGATCCTCCGGAAGCGACAAAGTGATCAAGTCTCACTGCTCGCTTTCGACCTCGACCACTTCAAAGCGATCAATGACCGTCATGGACATCAGACTGGAGATAAAGTTTTGCAGCGCTTCGCCGCAACTGCCCGCCAAGAAGCGGGGCCTGACGCGCTTATTGTCCGGCTTGGCGGTGAGGAATTTGCCGCGCTGCTGCCAGGGTGCGACCATTCCCAGGCTCTAAGACGCGGCTCGGCGGTCGCGAGCCGGTTCGCTAAAGAAGCCGCTCAGATAGATGGCTTGAAAACTCACGCGACCGTCAGTATTGGCCTTGCGGCACCAGACTGCCACGACCTCGCCGGTATGCTTGCAAGCGCAGATGGTGCCCTTTACCGCGCGAAGGGTCTTGGGCGGAATCGTATTGAGGCCGCGCTGCCAAACGAATTGCTGCAGCACCCCTCAGACAATCCGTTGCATCATCATGTGGGGGTATTGGCGACGGGGGCGGCCTAA